A segment of the Luteolibacter sp. Y139 genome:
CCCACTCCGCCCCGCCGTCGAAGCCGGGAAAGATGATCGTCCCCTGCTCGCTCGGCGGCGTGAAGGGAGCATGCGGCTTCAGCTTCTCGAAACGTTCCAAGACGACGTGATGCGCCTCCGGCGAAACATCGGTAACGAGGTCCTTGCTGAAAACTTGCCGTGCAAACGGTGCCGGCTTCGAAGGAAGCGGCTGCGTCGGCCATGCCGACTCCCCCGCAAGATCGGAAGGCAGCACCGGCTTTTCCTCGATCGGAAACAGCGGCTCACCCGTCACTCGATCGAAGACAAAAACATGCCCCGACTTCGTGACCTGCGCCACCGCATCGATGCGCCGGCCATCTCGCGTGATCGTGAGCAAATTCGGCGGCGCGGGCAGATCGCGATCCCACAGGTCGTGATGGACGAACTGGAAATGCCAGACGCGCTTGCCGGTATTGGCATCGAGCGCGAGCAGGCAATTCGCGTAAAGATTCTGACCAATGCGATCCCCTCCCCAGAAATCGAAGGCCGCAGAACCGGTCGGACAAAAAACCAGCCCGCGCGCTTCATCCACGGCGAAGCCGGTCCAGACATTCGCTCCGCCCAGCCGGCGGGAGGCATCGGGCGGCCACGTCTCACTACCCGGCTCGCCGGGCTGCGGGATCGTGTCGAACCTCCAGACCAATTCACCGGTGCGGACATTGTAGGCACGGATCGGTCCCGGCGCGGCAGGCCCTGGCCCCTCCCCGAGCCGCATGCCCATGATCAGGAGATCGCGATAAATCACCCCCGGAGTATTCGCGGTGAGGTAGAGGTTCCCCGCCTCGCGCCCCAGACCCTCCTTCAGATCGACGCTGCCGCCCTTTCCGAAAGAGGAGATCCGCTTTCCGCTGCGCAGGTCGATCGCATGCAGGTAGCGGTCATTCGCATAGAGGATCCGAGCATCATCACCCGTGCCCCACTGAACAACACCGCGATTCACCCCACTCTTCGCCAATCCTTCCTTCGCCGGATCGAACCGCCACTTTTCCATCCCGCTCGCAGCATCGAGGGCGACCAGTTGGAAATCAGGCGAGGTGCCGTAGAGCACGCCGTCAATCACCAGCGGGTTGCATTGGATCTGCGAGCGGTTCTCTGCATCAGCTCCGCCGGCGTGATAGGTCCAGGCAGGCTGAAGCTTCGAAACATTCTCCGGCGTGATCTGGGCGAGCGCGGAATAGTGGCTGCTCGTCTTGTCCCCCAGATAGGCAGGCCAATCGGTGTCGGCGCCCTTTGCGGCAGCCAGCATGAGAAGAAGAGCGAATGACTTCATGAAAAGCGGGGTGCTCCGATTACGTGAGCGACTCCCTGATTTCTCTGATGAAATCGCAGCCGGACAATCATTGTCGCGTTCCTCCGCCTCCTCAGACAAAAATGTCCGCTTAAGTTGTTTTTGGTGAGAATTTTTCTGGTTTCAACCCAAGACTCGCACTTTTCCTGATCCCATTCATGCGACGCCGCTTCGTGATCGCCATCGCCAGCTTGCACGCTCTGACAGTCCCTGTTCTCGCCGCGGACCTGTACGTTTCGCCGCTGGGCAATGACCGCCAGCCGGGAACGACAGAGGGTCCGTTGGTGTCCTTGACCGCAGCTCGCGATGCTGCACGCCGCATCGTCGGCAAGGAAGCCGTCACCATCCACGTGGCGGATGGTATTTACTACCTCCCCGAAGCCCTCGTCCTCACTGCCGCTGACTCGGGAACTCCGGCATTTCCGGTGACCTGGAAAGCGGAGCATGAAGGCAAAGCCGTCCTCAGCGGCGGCAGCAAGCTCGCCCTCCAGTGGCAGCCTTATCGCGATGGCATCTGGCAAGCGACCACACCCGCCGGATTGTCGATCGACCAGCTCTTCATCGACGGCACCCGCCAGCGCATGGCCCGCTATCCGAACTACGATCCGGCCAAGCCCACCGCCGCCTACCAAGGCTTCGCCGCCGATGCCATCTCGAAGGAACGCGCCGCACACTGGGCGGATCCCGCCGGTGGCTACATCCACGCCATGCATGTGGCTCGATGGGGAGGCTATCACTACCGCATCACCGGCAAGAAAGCCGACGGCACGCTACAGTATGAGGGAGGCTGGCAGAATAACCGGCAGATGGGCATGCACGCCCAACAGCGAATGGTGGAAAACATCTTCGAGGAGCTTGATGCACCCGGCGAGTGGTTCCACAACGCGAAGACCAACACCCTCTACTACTTCCCCGAGGCTGGGCGGAATCCCAGCGACGCCAACGTCGAGATCGTCCGGCTCAGCCATCTGGTAGACGTCCGCGGCACCGCCGCCGACCCAGTGCGCCACCTCACCTTCCAAGGTTTCGTCATCCGCCATGCCGCCCGCACTTTCATGGAGAACCGCGAGCCGCTGCTCCGCTCCGACTGGACCATCTATCGCGGTGGAGCGTTCACCCTGACCGGCACCGAGAACGTCGCTATCCTCGACTGCGAGTTCGATCAGCCAGGCGGCAACGCGATCTTCTTCAACCAATACCACCGCCGCGCCCTGGTGAAGGGCTGCCACATCCATGACACCGGGGCGAGTGGCGTCTGCTTCGTCGGGGATCCTGCGGCCGTTCGCGATCCGCTTTTTGAATACAGCCAGACCCAGGACCTCACGAAGATCGACACAACGCCGGGGCCCAAGACCGATAACTACCCCGCCGATTGCGCGGTCGAGGACTGCTTGATCCACGGCATCGGCCGCGTCGAACGCCAGCCCGCCGGCGTCCAGATCTCAATGTCATCCCGCATCTCGTTGCGCGACCTTTCGATCTACGACTGCGCCCGGGCCGGCATCAATATCGGCGACGGCTGCTGGGGAGGCCACCTCATCGAATATTGCGATGTTTTCGACACCGTCCTCGAAACCCACGACCACGGCTCCTTCAACTCCTGGGGCCGCGACCGCTACTGGACCTCGAACCACCGCGGCATCTCCCAGCCACAGGTCGAGAAGAACCCGAAGCTCCCTTACCTCGATGCCGTCGAAACCACCGTCATCCGCGACTCGCGCTGGCGCTGCGACCACGGCTGGGACATCGACCTCGATGACGGGTCCTCGAACTACGAGATCTATCGTAATTTGCTCCTCGCCGGCGGCCTCAAGTTCCGCGAGGGCTACGGCCGGAAGGCGCACGACAACGTCATCGTCAACAACGGCCTCCACCCTCACGTCTGGTTCACCCACAGCGGCGACTCCGTCACGGGAAACGTGCTGATGAAACCCCACGCCGAAATCGGCATGCCGGAAGGCTGGGCCGCCGCATTCAACAGGAACTTCTTCACCTTCCCAGCCCTCCTCGGCGCCTCCCGAAAACAGGGAGGTGATGCGGACTCGATCGCCATCGCCCCGGACTTCGTCGATGCCGTGAAGGCAGACTTCCGCCTCAAGGAAAACTCTCCCGCACTCAAAGCCGGCTTCACGAACTTCCCGATGGACCAATTCGGCGTGAAGAAGCCGTCGCTCAAAACCATCGCCAAAACACCGGCGATCCCTGCGCTCAAGTCCGCGGGCGAAACGCCAGCTTCTGGTGAAACCATCCCCCAATATTGGCTCGGAGCCCTTCTCCACTCTCTGGCAGGCGAGGAATTTTCTGCCTTCGGAACGGCTCGCGAGGATGGCGGCGTGCAGTTGGCCCAAGTTCCACAAAATTCACCTGCCGCGAAAGCCGGCCTCCAAGAGAACGACCTCATCCAAGGAGTGAACGGAAGGAAGGTCACCAAAGCCGCCGATCTTTTCGCCGCCCTGAACGGAACCGGCGACCAAGCACCAAAGATATTCCTGATCCGGAACCAGAAGCCAGTGACGCTCACGATTTCCAGAGTGACACCCCAGTCGCCATGAATCGCGCCGTCTAAAAGCAGGCTGCACGATGACCCCTAGGCGAGGTGAGCACCTCGTTTTCATTGGGCACCCCGGCTCCCATGAACCGGCGAAATGCCCCCGCGGAATTGTCACATGCGGGGAATTGTGAGGGGTGCGGAGGTACACAGGATGCTCCCCGGAAAGCGGAGCCGCCCTGGATTCCATCCGGCAAAACCGGACAGAATCACCCGGCGATCTCCGTAATTCCAATCTCCCCTCCAGGGTGGCCTACGCCCCGCCCGACCGAATAGGCGGGCGGGGCGGGGGCGGCCCGACTTCTTGGGCGCGGCTCGATTTTTTTTGTCGAAAGCCGCCGGTTTCATTCGCAAATGGCCGAATTCGGAGCTGCCCTCCCTCCAAAGAGGGATCGCTCCGAACCATTTCGACCTCGATTTTCCCCTTCTGACGGAGTAGGGTTCCTACCACATTCGTGGTAGTTTGAGGCTTGACGTCGCAATTTCATGCACCAATGTTTGGCATTGTGAATACAGGAAACCCAAAAACCCTGAAACCCAGCTTTTTCACTTGGGATTTCGCACGAACTAAACCGCGTCGGAAGTTACGACGTAATGACGATGTGCCCGTAAAACCCCACTTCCGTATTACAACTCGCCGGAAAAAACCGGCCCGAGGCTTCGCGCTCGTGGTTTCGCTGTCCCTGATGGTCCTCATCACGGTGTTGGCGACAGGCCTGCTCGGCTTGGCTTCGATTGAATTGCGCAAGAGTTCCTCCACGGACGCCCGTGCCGCGGCGTCTGCCAATGCGCGCCTCGGCTTGATGCTTGCGCTCGGCCAGCTGCAAAAGACCCTCGGCGATGACCGCCGGGTGACGGCGGACTCGTCGATTCTGAGCAGCACCGTCCCTCAGCCTAACTTGGTAGGGGCATGGCAATCCTCCTCTACGGGCCTTCTCTCCAATCCCTCAGGATCGGTAGGCGCCCAGGCCTACGACAAGCCCAGCAAATTCAAGGGCTGGCTCGTCGCGGATCCAGAGCCCAAGCGCACGCTCGACCAGAAGATGGCGGAGTCGGCCCCCGAGGCCAACGGGGTGAAAATCTTCAGGGCGGACTCGGATGGATTTGAAATCGAAGTTCCACGCGTTCCCACGACCGATGGAGCCTATTCGTGGGCGGTCTCCCAAGAGGGCACGCGCGCCAAGATCAATGTCGGCGGTCCCGAGAACAGCAAGCGGAACCCGAACGACGACATCATCGCGCAAGCTCGCCCGAATCTCGCCCTTTCTCATAATTACAAGCAGCCGGAAGGCGATTGGGATTCACGCACCGGACGCGTTCTTTCCGTATCCCAATCGAAGCTGGATGAGACCCTTGCCGGCACCGATCTCTCGGGCACTGCTTCCCACGACTACACCGCCCACTCGATGGGCCTGATCACCAATGCCGTGAGAGGAGGCCTGAAGGTCGATCTCAATCTCGGCTTCGAAATGTCCGACACGGACTTCGCCAAGGACACTTTCTCTGCCGGCTATCCGAACCCCTTCCGCGCCGCAGCCGCCGAATTCACCGGCGTCCAGAGCAGCTACCGCGGCCAGCGCCCTCTCTTCAAGCCCCTCTATAGCAGTGCCACACACACCGCGAGATTGGATAATTTCGACGCCGCCAAGGTACTGTTCGACTATCCGGGTTCAGGCGTTCCCACGTTCGATCTGCTCCGGAAGTTCTACCGGATCCCCTACCATCTTTACACCACGTCGGGAGACGGGCTCACCGTCTTCGAGCGCCCGTTTGATCACATCGCCTTCGCCAAGACCGCCACAGTCCCGAGCGGCTTGTTCCGCACTCCGTGGAATACGCCGAATGCCACCACCACCCAAGGAAGCATCCGCCCGGTCGTGGACCGCGTCATGTTCCTGCTCAGCACCGGCCTGACCGCAGCTTCCGAGCCGTGCGTGGTGATCACTCCGGTGGTCACGCTTTGGAATCCCTACAACGTCGCACTCGAGATCGAGGGTGCCGTCGCCTACCCATGGCTGGACGTTCCTTTTGCCTTCGCTTACCGCCTTTACAACCCCGACGGGACCGAAGCCAAAAAGTACGAAATCGGCGCATCCACCCTTCTCGGCCGGCAACTCAAGTCGGTGGGTCACGGACGCAGCGTCGATCCCTACCTCTATGCCGCGATCACTTCGAATGGCTCGAGGATTTCCGGGACCCCCGCGCCGATCCGGTTCCAGCCGGGTGAAGTCCGGGTTTTCACGCCGGCGAGTTCCGCACGCCAGACCTTCACTCCCGTCGATTACTCAAGCCCTTCGGCCCAGGTCAGCATCACGGGAATTACCACCTATCTCCGCCCGGTCGCGAGCTTGAGTGATTTCTCTACCAAGGGCGGCCTGGAAGTGAAGCTCACGACCGAGAAAATGGCTGCCACACAAACGGCGGACATGACCTTCACCATCGTGACCGGTGAAGACTACCCCTGCTTCATTTCGGTGGAGGATGCCACCCGGGCCAAGGGGACTACCGCCACCACCGGCACCCGTGGCCAGGCCATCATGGATGTGCTCCAGCGCTACTACGGCCAGTCTGGCGAGTTCGGCCAGACTAGCGCTGGCCGGAGCAGCGGCTTCAAGAGCACCAAGCAAAGCTATGCCGTGCTGCAAAAGGAGCCTGCACCTTTCGCCGCTCTGGAATTCTATCACCGCTACGCCAAGACCGGCCAGGACCAGTCCGCCGACTTGGTCTACACCGGGAATCCCCGCCAGCCGTGGATGTCGTCCTACATGACCAATGCGACCTTCCCGAGCGGCCCGCAGTACAAGCTGCGCGTCCGCGGCCCGCTCACCACCTTCGGCAATTTGCTTGAAGTGGAAAATGGCTCCGGCGGGCGCCGGGCTTTCTATGGGCCTTCCAACACGGCCAAGGATGGCAAGTCGAAGCTGCCCTTCTTCGAAATCCCACGCGCTCCGATGCTCTCGCTCGCGGAATTTCAGAATGCTGACCTCACCTTCACCCCCTTCGGACCGGCCAACCAGTTCGCAAACAGCTGGGCCAGCGCCTACATTGCGCGGAATAAAGTCGGGATTGCAAACACAGCGGGGGCAGACCCCAAACCAACGATCTATGACACCGCATTCCTGGCCAATGAGGCCTTATGGGACGGCTTCTTCTTCAGCGGCGCCGCACCTGTCATCGAGCCCACCTCTGGCAGCGGCAGCGCCAACGTCTGGACCAAGCCCAATGCGCCCCGCCGCCAGCTGTCGGATGTCCTGGAGAAGTTCGTCAACGATCCCCAGCAGAATCCCTTGCGCAATCCTCGCATGCGTCTCGTGAAGGGCGACCGTACCGAGACCGACCTGATCCGGGATCTCGAGCAACCCGAAGGCTGCATGAAGATCGCCGCCCACCTCATGGTGGACGGGGCTTTCAACATCAACTCGACGAGCGTTGAGGCGTGGACCGCACTCCTCTCCGGACTTCGCGGCAGCAAATTTGCCGTGGATTCTGGCAGCGCGCCGGCGTCCTCATCCAATCCCTTCCCTCGCTTCCACTACCCGAGCGGTGCCGAGAATGATGACTGGAATGGCTTCAAGACCCTGACCGATGCTCAGATCAAGACCCTCGCCCAGAACATCGTCCATGAGGTGGAAGTCCGCGGACCGTTCCTTTCGCTGGCCGAATTCGTGAACCGCCGCGTCTCTACCGATCCATCAGGCCTCAAGGGTGCCATCCAGACGGCGATCGACAATACCACGATCAACCAGGCAGCAGGATACGACACCATTGGAGCTACAGCCCTCGCCCTTTATCCCATCACGTCCAAGAGCAATATCAGCCCGCTCAAAACCGGCGTCGGCATCCCCGGCTACCTGACCCAGGCGGATGTGCTCCAGTCGCTGGCTCCCGTCATCACCCCTCGCTCGGATACCTTCACGATTCGTGGCTATGGTGAGGCCCACGATTCCGCGGGGAAAATCATCGCCACCGCCACCTGCGAAGCCGTCGTCCAGCGCTATGCTGATTTCGTCGACACCAAAGACGATGCCTATACCCCTGTGGCGAATCTCAACCCCGTCAATGCGAAGTTCGGCAGGCGCTTCAAGGTCGTTTCTTTCCGCTATCTTTCGGTGGAGGAAATGCGAAGCTGAGCGGGCGCCGCATGAGGTATCACGCGCTGCATGCGGCACCACTTCACGAGTCCTATGAAATTCCATCTGCCCTTGCTGGGATCCGTCTTCCTGTTCCTCAGCCAGTCCCTCCATGGTTTGCCTCTCCGGGTGCTGGCTTGGGATGAAACCATTGCCGCACGCAAGCTGGCGATTTCCAATGGCAAGGATGCGACAGAACTCAAGGACCTCCACCCTCTCAGCCGGTCTCCCAAGATCAATGTGACCGGCGGCGATACGCCCCCGATGCTGCAGGCGCTCGATAAGACGGACGCCAAGGGTGCGCCTGCCTCGGATCCCATCCGCATCCCGGCAAATGTGACACATCCACTCGCCTTGCTGATGCCGGACCCGAAGGCCGCCACCGGCATCCGCACCGTGGTTCTGGAAGACGATCCGGCGGGCTTCCAGTGGGGGACGATCCGGATGATCAATGCCACCGGCAAGGAACTCCTCTTCAAGGCCGAAACGAAAGTCAGCGTCTTGGCCGCCGGATGGACCCCTGTCGATATTTCACTTGGCGGCAAACGGCGCAACATGGAGGTCCTGCTTGCGCTGAAGGAACAGCCCAAGCAACCCCTCTTCTCTGCAATTTGGGAATACCGGGACGATCAACGCCAGCTGGTCTTCGTGATTCCGAACAAGGACGCCGGAGAGTCACCCGTGGATTTCAAGGTGATCCTGGAAGACAAGGCCGACGAGGATGCCGCGAAGCAGAACGCCGCACAGCAAGGCGGCGCGAAGCCAAACTGACAGCTCCGCCGGACACCTCCGCGGGTTGATCATTTTCCGCGATCTCATGGCCGCATCTGGTCAATTCCTTGCGGATTCGACCCATTTCTGACGATTGGATTGAACCGGGCGGGGCGCAGGCGTTTGATACGCTCGCCATGAGCGCTCCCGTCCGCCACGCCGAACTCCTCGCTTGGGTCGAGGAAATGACCACCCTCTGCCAGCCTGATGCCGTCGAATGGTGCGACGGCTCCCAGGAGGAATGGGACCGGCTTTGCCAGCTTCTCGTCGAAAAGGGCACCTTCACCCGGCTCGATCCGGCCAAGCGCCCGAACTCCTTCCTCGCCCGCTCCACGCCGTCGGACGTCGCCCGCGTGGAAGACCGCACCTTCATCTGCACCCGCCGCAAGGGCCTCGCCGGCCCCACCAACCACTGGATGGAGCCTTCCGAAATGAAGGCCCTGCTCCGGGAGAAATTCACCGGCTCCATGAAGGGACGTACGATGTACGTCGTACCATTCTGCATGGGCCCGCTCGATTCGCCGCTCGCCAAGATCGGCGTGCAGGTCACCGACAGCGCCTACGTCGCGGTAAACACCCGCATCATGGCCCACATGGGCAAGAAGGTGCTCGATCGGCTCGAGGCGGAAGCAGCCGAGGAACTTCCCCACAAGCGCGATGGCCACGGCCGCTTCATCCCCTGCCTCCACTCCATCGGCGCGCCGCTCGCTTTAGGCCAAGCCGACGTCGCGTGGCCGTGCAATGAGGACAAGTACATTGTCCATTTCCCGGAAAGCCGCGAGATCTGGTCCTACGGGTCCGGCTACGGCGGCAATGCC
Coding sequences within it:
- a CDS encoding outer membrane protein assembly factor BamB family protein, whose amino-acid sequence is MKSFALLLMLAAAKGADTDWPAYLGDKTSSHYSALAQITPENVSKLQPAWTYHAGGADAENRSQIQCNPLVIDGVLYGTSPDFQLVALDAASGMEKWRFDPAKEGLAKSGVNRGVVQWGTGDDARILYANDRYLHAIDLRSGKRISSFGKGGSVDLKEGLGREAGNLYLTANTPGVIYRDLLIMGMRLGEGPGPAAPGPIRAYNVRTGELVWRFDTIPQPGEPGSETWPPDASRRLGGANVWTGFAVDEARGLVFCPTGSAAFDFWGGDRIGQNLYANCLLALDANTGKRVWHFQFVHHDLWDRDLPAPPNLLTITRDGRRIDAVAQVTKSGHVFVFDRVTGEPLFPIEEKPVLPSDLAGESAWPTQPLPSKPAPFARQVFSKDLVTDVSPEAHHVVLERFEKLKPHAPFTPPSEQGTIIFPGFDGGAEWGGAAADPDGVLYVNANEMPWILTMVPAKGNAAATTGETFYTQLCAACHGVDRKGNPAQNVPNLTDVSQRLKKPDVVSLLQTGRKVMPAFAFLSEAQRQQLADFLFGEEVNDPARKTEPGGDGSPAVSPYTTTGYNRFLDPQGYPAVKPPWGTLNAIDLNTGDYKWSVPLGEYPELTAKGIPKTGTENYGGPVITAGGLVFIAASRDEHIRAFDRRTGQELWKAKLPAGGYATPATYSVGGRQYVVVACGGGKMGTKSGDAYVAFSLPE
- a CDS encoding PDZ domain-containing protein; amino-acid sequence: MRRRFVIAIASLHALTVPVLAADLYVSPLGNDRQPGTTEGPLVSLTAARDAARRIVGKEAVTIHVADGIYYLPEALVLTAADSGTPAFPVTWKAEHEGKAVLSGGSKLALQWQPYRDGIWQATTPAGLSIDQLFIDGTRQRMARYPNYDPAKPTAAYQGFAADAISKERAAHWADPAGGYIHAMHVARWGGYHYRITGKKADGTLQYEGGWQNNRQMGMHAQQRMVENIFEELDAPGEWFHNAKTNTLYYFPEAGRNPSDANVEIVRLSHLVDVRGTAADPVRHLTFQGFVIRHAARTFMENREPLLRSDWTIYRGGAFTLTGTENVAILDCEFDQPGGNAIFFNQYHRRALVKGCHIHDTGASGVCFVGDPAAVRDPLFEYSQTQDLTKIDTTPGPKTDNYPADCAVEDCLIHGIGRVERQPAGVQISMSSRISLRDLSIYDCARAGINIGDGCWGGHLIEYCDVFDTVLETHDHGSFNSWGRDRYWTSNHRGISQPQVEKNPKLPYLDAVETTVIRDSRWRCDHGWDIDLDDGSSNYEIYRNLLLAGGLKFREGYGRKAHDNVIVNNGLHPHVWFTHSGDSVTGNVLMKPHAEIGMPEGWAAAFNRNFFTFPALLGASRKQGGDADSIAIAPDFVDAVKADFRLKENSPALKAGFTNFPMDQFGVKKPSLKTIAKTPAIPALKSAGETPASGETIPQYWLGALLHSLAGEEFSAFGTAREDGGVQLAQVPQNSPAAKAGLQENDLIQGVNGRKVTKAADLFAALNGTGDQAPKIFLIRNQKPVTLTISRVTPQSP